Proteins encoded in a region of the Streptomyces sp. NBC_00258 genome:
- a CDS encoding bifunctional DNA primase/polymerase, translating to MREILGRRRRLLSKRNGGQPEMLGAALTFATAWQWPVLPGVAADPQGRARCACPDPECTVPGAHPFDPGLLAATTDERMVRWWWTNRPAAPIILATGDKAPCAVSLPALAASRALLALDHMGMRLGPVIASPTRWALLVKPYSLEQLGELLYAQDHVPGSLRFHGEGGYVALPPSETGQGQLRWERAPLPGSAAPWVPDVEAVVDAVVEALTRTGVSAPEL from the coding sequence ATGCGCGAGATCCTCGGAAGGCGACGCAGGCTCCTGTCCAAGCGAAACGGCGGACAGCCTGAGATGCTCGGCGCGGCCCTGACCTTCGCGACCGCATGGCAGTGGCCCGTACTCCCGGGAGTGGCGGCGGACCCGCAGGGGCGGGCCCGCTGTGCGTGTCCCGACCCGGAATGCACAGTGCCCGGTGCCCATCCCTTCGACCCCGGCCTCCTTGCGGCCACCACCGACGAGCGGATGGTGCGCTGGTGGTGGACGAACCGGCCCGCGGCGCCGATCATCCTGGCCACCGGGGACAAGGCCCCCTGTGCGGTGAGCCTGCCGGCGCTCGCCGCGTCCCGCGCGCTCCTCGCGCTCGACCACATGGGGATGCGCCTCGGCCCCGTGATCGCGTCCCCGACGCGCTGGGCGCTGCTCGTGAAGCCGTACTCCCTGGAGCAGCTCGGCGAGTTGCTCTACGCCCAGGACCACGTTCCTGGCTCGCTGCGCTTCCACGGAGAGGGCGGCTATGTGGCGCTGCCTCCGTCCGAGACCGGCCAGGGTCAGCTCCGCTGGGAGCGGGCTCCGCTGCCCGGCTCGGCCGCCCCCTGGGTGCCCGATGTCGAGGCAGTCGTGGACGCCGTGGTGGAGGCCCTCACCCGTACGGGTGTGAGCGCCCCCGAGTTGTAG